AACTCACATTTTTTTTCTAAGCTAAGCAAGCACTAAAAtgggaagaaagaaagaattaattaatttatgGAGAGCACGTATCCCAATTAGCTGTAGGACCCACCCACCAAATAGATACCTACATTTGGTCATTTTGATCAAGCTCTATATAAACAAACCATCCATCCCCACGATCCACCCACCACATATTCGATCAAGCTCTCTCTTCTCAGATAAAAGTAGAAAATTCTTCCTCCAGCTAATACTAATAATAGTAGTCTTGGCCAGAAGAGACATGGCAGGAGGTTACTACTCTTCACCGCCGAGGTCCGAAGCTTCTATGCCTTTACATCTTTGCTTCTTCCTTTCCATACTCTTCATGTTCGTGGGGCTGTCGTGGTACTCCAATTACGAGTCCCTGCTGGAGAGCGCGCTCGACCAGATCAAGCTGGTCCTCATGGTCTCGCCACTGATTCTACTCCTTGCTCTCCACTTGCTTT
The Humulus lupulus chromosome 6, drHumLupu1.1, whole genome shotgun sequence DNA segment above includes these coding regions:
- the LOC133782278 gene encoding uncharacterized protein LOC133782278, whose product is MAGGYYSSPPRSEASMPLHLCFFLSILFMFVGLSWYSNYESLLESALDQIKLVLMVSPLILLLALHLLSNIETAGPRRPGFSSFIPLPERGSLNRAGGTPWGVGFLLVFLFFMVSYQSSLQERWFPLLSK